The DNA segment ACGAGGCCACGGGCAACATGGTGGTCGACATCGGCGGCGGCACCACGGAGGTCGCGGTCATCTCCCTCGGCGGCATCGTCACCGCCCAGTCCATCCGCGTCGCGGGCGACGAACTGGACAACGCGATCATCCAGCACATCAAGAAGGAGTACTCCCTTCTGCTGGGTGAGCGGACGGCCGAGCAGATCAAGATCACGATCGGTTCGGCGTACGACCTCGATGCTGACGAACACACCGAAATCCGTGGCCGGGACCTCGTCTCCGGGCTGCCGAAGACCGTCGTCATCTCAGCGGCCGAAGTACGCAAGGCCATCGAGGAACCGGTCAACGCGATCGTGGACGCCGTGAAGACGACCCTCGACAAGTGCCCGCCGGAGCTGTCCGGCGACATCATGGACCGAGGAATCGTTCTGACCGGCGGCGGCGCCCTGCTGCGCGGCCTCGACGAGCGGCTGCGCCGCGAGACCGGCATGCCGATCCACATCGCCGAGGACCCGCTGGACAGCGTGGCGCTCGGCTCGGGCAAGTGCGTCGAGGAGTTCGAGGCGTTGCAGCAGGTGCTGGACGCCCAGCCGCGCAGATGACGTAACTCTTCGATTCCGCCGTACGGGATGATCTCCTCTCGTACGGCGGATCGTTGATATAGAGGCATAAGCTCCCTGAAGGGCCTCGCAACTTCGAACCTCCGGAGTTCGACACTTCGCAGGGAACCTCCGCATACAAGCTCCGCATACCAACTCCGCTTACAAGTTCGTAGCCAAACTCCGCATAGGGAGCCCCTCGGGTTTACCGGGGGTTTCCCGAATTCCTACTGAGGAAGGGCACGGCCGCCGCACGTGAGGGACACACGAGAGAGCCGGCTGCTCCTGGTGCTGCTGGTCGCCATCGCGTTCGCGCTGATCACGGTGGACATCCGCGGCGGTGTGGATTCGCCGGTCGACGGTGCCCGCCATGCCGCCGCCACGGTCTTCGGCCCGATCGAGGACGGCGTGTCGGCCGCGGTGAACCCGGTCGGCAACGCGGTCGCCGCGATCCGCGACTCCGGTGAGCGCCACGACCGGCTCGCCCGGCTGGAGCAGGAGAACGCCGCTCTCAAGGCCAAGCTCGGCAGTGACGACCGCAACCGCAGCCGTCTGAAACAACTGGACAAGGTGCTGAAGGTCGCGGGCGCAGGCCAGTACGGCATCAAGGGCGCGGAGGTCATCGCGATAGGAGCGGCCCAGGGCTTCTCCTGGACGATCACCATCGACGTCGGCGTGAACGACGGCATCCAGCGCGACATGACCGTCCTGAACGGGGACGGGCTGGTCGGGCGGGTCACCACCGTCGGCCCGAACACCGCGACCGTGCTCCTCGCCAACGACCCCGACTTCACCGTCGGCACGCGCATGGAGGCCAACGACGAGCTCGGCTTCGCCTCCGGCCAGGGCGACCGGCCGCTGCGCGTCGAACTCCTCAACGGCAAGGCCGAGGTGAAGAAGGGCGACCGGCTCGTGACCTTCGGCTCGCAGGCCGACAAGCCGTTCGTGCCCGGCGTCCCCGTCGGCGTGGTCTCCCGCGTCGACCCGTCCGGGGGCAACCTGACCCGCACCCTGTACGTCACGCCGTACGTCGGCTTCAGCAAGCTCGACATCGTCGGCGTCGTCGTCCAGGCCCCCGCGAAGGACCCGCGCGACACGGTGCTCCCCGACAAGCCCGAGCCGACCCCCACGCCGACCGTGACGGTCACCGTCACTCCGGGCGCCGAGGACCCGGCCGACGGCCAGAACCAGCCGCAGGCGGACGGTCAGGACCAGCCGGAGGCCGACGGTGAGAACCAGCCGCAGGCCGACGGCCAGGATCCGCCTCCGGCCGACGGCCGGAACCAGTACGAGCAAGACGTGTACGAGCAAGAGCAGTAGGAGCTGAAGCCAGATGCGCGTCAACCGAGTCCTGCTCTCCTCCTCCCTGGTCGTCGTCGCCCTGGTGATCCAGGTCAGCGTCCTGGCCCGCCTCCACCTCCCGGGCGCCGTCCCCGATCTGCTGCTGCTCACGGTCCTGGGCCTCGCCATGGTCTACGGCCATGTCGGCGGCGCCCTCGTCGGCTTCGGCGCCGGTCTGCTCGCCGACCTCGTCCCGCCCGCCGACCATGCCGCAGGCCGCTATGCGCTGGTGCTGTGCGTCATCGGCTATCTCGCCGGGCTCATCAAGCCGGACCACGGCCGGCTCAAGTCGGCCACCGGGCCGATGGTCGTCGTGGTCGTCGCCGCGATCGGCACGACCTTGCTGTACGCCGGTGTCGGCGCCCTCGTCGGGGACACCGCCGCCCGCCATGTCGGCCTGGGCAGCCTGCTGTTCACGGCCGCGCTGTACGACCTGCTGCTCGCCCCGTTCGTCGTCCCGGGGATCATGGCGCTGGCCCGGCGGGCGGAGAACGATCCGCTCGCCGACAGCAAGTCCCAGGCGAAGAAGGCCGACATCTCCACCGGCTGGCTCTCCGGCGGCACCGGCCTGCGGATCGGCGGCCAGCGCGGCGGGATGGGGGGCCTGAAGGGCGGGCTCAAGGGCGGGCTGAAGGTGAAGGCGGTGCGGGCGCGGACGGCGCGCGCCGGGCGCATCAAGGGGGTCAAGCGGCTGTGAGGGCAGGGGAGTTCACCCGGACGGGTGAGTCCAGGAGGAACCGGGCCCCGCGGGCCGGACGTTCATCACTCGTACCCGCAGTCGTAGGCGGCGTCGTGCACAGAGTCGTACACACACAGAAGCATCCGTACTCGTACTCGTACTGAGAGGGGGAGGCAGCCGCAGTGAGCAACATCCCCGAGACCGGCCGGACGCCCCGCGTCCAGATCCGGCTCGTCGTCATCCAGATCCTCGTCCTCTCCCTCCTGGGCACCCTGGGCGGGCGCCTGTGGTACCTGCAGATCCGCGAGGGCGACGCGTACGCCAAGGAGGCGTCCGGCAACCACGTCCAGCAGGTCGTGCAGCCCGCCGTGCGCGGCTCGATCCTGGACGCGCGCGGAGTGCCGCTCGCGGACAACGAGACGCGGCTGGTGGTCTCCGCCTCCCGCACCGACCTGCTGAAGATGAAGGACGACGGCGAAGGCGTCCTCACCAAGCTGGCCAAGGTGCTCGGCATGAAGCGCGAGGACGTGATGGGCAAGGTCCGGCTGTGCGACGCCGAGACCCCACAGCCCTGCTGGAATGGCTCGCCGTACCAGCCCATCCCCATCACCGACGAGGCCACCCCCAAGCAGGCCCTGCAGATCCGTGAGCGTGCCGAGGACTTCCCCGGCATCAACGCCGAGCCACAGGCCCTGCGCCGGTACCCGAGCCCCGGCAATTCCAACACCGCCCAGGTCCTCGGCTACCTCTCCCCGGTCACCGACGAGGAGCTCCAGCAGGCCCAGGACACCGACTCGCCGTACCTGCGCTCCGACCAGGTCGGCCGCTCCGGCCTGGAGCGGAAGTACGACAAGCAACTGCGCGGCAAGGCCGGCGTCACCCGCTACGAGGTCGACAACCTCGGCCGGGTCATCGGCCAGGCCAAGGCGGATGCCGCGCAGCCCGGGGCCAACCTCGTCACCAGCATCGACGCCCGCGTGCAGCGGGTCGCCGAGTACGAGCTGAACGAGGCCATGAAGGAAGCCCGCAAGGAGTGGGACCGCAACACCAACGAGCGGTACAAGGCCGACTCGGGCGCGGTCGTGGTGATGGAGGCCAAGACCGGCCGCGTCGTCGCCATGGCGTCCAACCCGTCGTACGACCCGAACGCCTGGGTGGGCGGCATCTCCGCCAAGGACTACAAACAGCTCACCGGCAAGGCCTCCAACTACCCGCTGCTCAACAGGGCGATCCAGGGCCAGTCGGCCCCCGGCTCCATCTTCAAGGTCGTCCCGACGGCCGCCGCGGTCAACGCGGGCTACTCCTTCGACGGCCCGTACGAGTGCTCCAGCTCGTATGCGATCGGCGGCCAGGTCTTCAAGAACTTCGAGTCCAAGGGGTACGGCCCGATCAGCCTCGGCCGCGCCCTGGAGGTCTCCTGCGACACCGTCTTCTACCGCCTCTCCCACGAGGAGTGGAAGCGGGACGGCGGCACCAAGCCGAAGAAGAACGCGGGCGACTGGTTCTACAAGACCGCCCACCAGTTCGGCCTCGGCGCCGAGACCGGCATCGACCTTCCCAACGAGGTCACCGGCCGCATCCCCGACCGCCAGTGGAAGCAGGACTACTGGAAGGCCAACAAGGACGCCTGGTGCAAGTACGGCAAGAAGGACGGCAGCTACGCCGAGAAGATTGCCTACGAGAACTGCCTCGAAGGCAACCGGCTGCGCGCCGGTGACTCCGTCAACTACTCCATCGGCCAGGGTGACACCCTCGTCACCCCCATCCAGATGGCGACCATCTACTCGGCCATCTCCAACGGCGGCACTCTCTACGACCCCTCGGTCGGCAAGGCCGTCGTCAGCCCCGACGGCAAGAGCGTCGAGGAGATCAAGCCCAAGTCCCACGGCAAGCTGCCCATGAGCAAGCAGACGCTGGCCGCGATGGACGACGCCCTCGCGGGAGTCGCCACGCGCGGTACCGCCGCCTGGCGGTTCGCGCAGGTCGGCTGGCCGCAGGACAAGATCCCCATGCACGCCAAGACCGGTACCGCCGAGGTCTACGGCAAGCAGACGACCTCGTGGTTCGCGACGTACACCAAGGACTACTCGATCGTCATGACGATCTCCCAGGGTGGTACGGGTTCCGGCGCCTCGGGTCCGGCCGTGCGCAACATCTACGACGCCCTGTACGGCGTCTCCGACGACGGCGCGATCAACAAGAAGAACGCGCTGCTGGCCACCCCGGAGAAGAACCTGCCGAAGGTCCGCACCGACGGCACCATCGCCTCGCCGAAGGTCTCCAAGGACCCGGCGAAGGAGCAGCGGGCCGGCCAGAAGGGCGAGGCCGAGCCGGACGAGCAGCAGATCGCCGGGACCGTCGCGCCGCCGACGACCGAGAACCGGGACACCCGGCGCAGACGACGCAGGGGCCGTGGGCGCGGAAGCCGGAGGATGCTCACATGACCGGCGCCAACAGTTTCCAGGTCTCCGGGTACGGGCCCGAACGGGCGGGCTGGACCCGCCTGTTCGCCCGCGACTCGCTCGCCCGCCGGCTCGACTGGCCGATACTGCTGGCGGCGATCGGCCTGTCGCTGATCGGCTCGATCCTCGTCTTCTCGGCGACACGCAACCGCACCGAGCTCAATCAGGGCGACCAGTACTACTTCCTGATCCGGCACATCCTGAACACCGGCATCGGGGTCGCGCTGATGGTCGGGACGGTCTGGCTGGGGCACCGCACCCTGCGCACGGCCGTGCCGATCCTGTACGGCTTCTCGGTGTTCCTGATCCTGCTGGTGCTCACCCCGCTCGGCTCCACGATCAACGGCGCCCACTCCTGGATCAAGCTTCCCGGCGGCTTCTCGCTCCAGCCCTCGGAGTTCGTGAAGGTCACGATCATCCTGGGCATGGCGATGCTGCTGGCGACGAGAGTGGACGCGGGGGACAAGCAGTACCCGGACCACCGCACGGTCGTGCAGGCGCTGGGCCTGGCCGCGGTGCCGATGCTGATCGTGCTGCTCATGCCCGACCTCGGGTCGGTCATGGTGATGGTGGTGATCGTGCTGGGCGTGCTGCTCGCGTCCGGTGCCTCCAACCGCTGGGTCTTCGGGCTGATCGGTGCGGGCACCATGGGGGCGATCGCGGTCTGGCAGCTGGGCGTCCTGGACGACTACCAGATCGCCCGCTTCGCGGCCTTCGCCAACCCGGAGCTCGACCCGGCGGGCGTCGGCTACAACACCAACCAGGCGCGGATCGCGATCGGTTCCGGCGGGCTCATGGGCGCCGGACTGTTCCACGGCTCGCAGACCACCGGCCAGTTCGTGCCGGAGCAGCAGACCGACTTCGTGTTCACCGTGGCGGGGGAGGAACTGGGCTTCCTCGGCGGCGGGCTGATCCTCCTCCTCCTCGGCGTGATCCTGTGGCGCGCCTGCCGTATCGCCCGCGAGACCACCGAGCTGTACGGGACGATCGTCGCGGCGGGGATCGTGGCGTGGTTCGCCTTCCAGGCGTTCGAGAACGTCGGGATGACGCTGGGGATCATGCCGGTGACCGGTCTGCCACTGCCCTTCGTGTCGTACGGAGGGTCGTCGATGTTCGCG comes from the Streptomyces sp. NBC_00443 genome and includes:
- the mrdA gene encoding penicillin-binding protein 2; translated protein: MSNIPETGRTPRVQIRLVVIQILVLSLLGTLGGRLWYLQIREGDAYAKEASGNHVQQVVQPAVRGSILDARGVPLADNETRLVVSASRTDLLKMKDDGEGVLTKLAKVLGMKREDVMGKVRLCDAETPQPCWNGSPYQPIPITDEATPKQALQIRERAEDFPGINAEPQALRRYPSPGNSNTAQVLGYLSPVTDEELQQAQDTDSPYLRSDQVGRSGLERKYDKQLRGKAGVTRYEVDNLGRVIGQAKADAAQPGANLVTSIDARVQRVAEYELNEAMKEARKEWDRNTNERYKADSGAVVVMEAKTGRVVAMASNPSYDPNAWVGGISAKDYKQLTGKASNYPLLNRAIQGQSAPGSIFKVVPTAAAVNAGYSFDGPYECSSSYAIGGQVFKNFESKGYGPISLGRALEVSCDTVFYRLSHEEWKRDGGTKPKKNAGDWFYKTAHQFGLGAETGIDLPNEVTGRIPDRQWKQDYWKANKDAWCKYGKKDGSYAEKIAYENCLEGNRLRAGDSVNYSIGQGDTLVTPIQMATIYSAISNGGTLYDPSVGKAVVSPDGKSVEEIKPKSHGKLPMSKQTLAAMDDALAGVATRGTAAWRFAQVGWPQDKIPMHAKTGTAEVYGKQTTSWFATYTKDYSIVMTISQGGTGSGASGPAVRNIYDALYGVSDDGAINKKNALLATPEKNLPKVRTDGTIASPKVSKDPAKEQRAGQKGEAEPDEQQIAGTVAPPTTENRDTRRRRRRGRGRGSRRMLT
- the mreC gene encoding rod shape-determining protein MreC produces the protein MRDTRESRLLLVLLVAIAFALITVDIRGGVDSPVDGARHAAATVFGPIEDGVSAAVNPVGNAVAAIRDSGERHDRLARLEQENAALKAKLGSDDRNRSRLKQLDKVLKVAGAGQYGIKGAEVIAIGAAQGFSWTITIDVGVNDGIQRDMTVLNGDGLVGRVTTVGPNTATVLLANDPDFTVGTRMEANDELGFASGQGDRPLRVELLNGKAEVKKGDRLVTFGSQADKPFVPGVPVGVVSRVDPSGGNLTRTLYVTPYVGFSKLDIVGVVVQAPAKDPRDTVLPDKPEPTPTPTVTVTVTPGAEDPADGQNQPQADGQDQPEADGENQPQADGQDPPPADGRNQYEQDVYEQEQ
- a CDS encoding rod shape-determining protein: MSFIGRDMAVDLGTANTLVYVRGRGIVLNEPSVVAINTNTGGILAVGAEAKKMIGRTPGNIVAVRPLKDGVIADFEITERMLRYFILKIHKRRYLARPRVVVCVPSGITGVERRAVIEASSQAGARQVHIIEEPMAAAIGSGLPVHEATGNMVVDIGGGTTEVAVISLGGIVTAQSIRVAGDELDNAIIQHIKKEYSLLLGERTAEQIKITIGSAYDLDADEHTEIRGRDLVSGLPKTVVISAAEVRKAIEEPVNAIVDAVKTTLDKCPPELSGDIMDRGIVLTGGGALLRGLDERLRRETGMPIHIAEDPLDSVALGSGKCVEEFEALQQVLDAQPRR
- the mreD gene encoding rod shape-determining protein MreD, with translation MRVNRVLLSSSLVVVALVIQVSVLARLHLPGAVPDLLLLTVLGLAMVYGHVGGALVGFGAGLLADLVPPADHAAGRYALVLCVIGYLAGLIKPDHGRLKSATGPMVVVVVAAIGTTLLYAGVGALVGDTAARHVGLGSLLFTAALYDLLLAPFVVPGIMALARRAENDPLADSKSQAKKADISTGWLSGGTGLRIGGQRGGMGGLKGGLKGGLKVKAVRARTARAGRIKGVKRL
- the rodA gene encoding rod shape-determining protein RodA, whose protein sequence is MTGANSFQVSGYGPERAGWTRLFARDSLARRLDWPILLAAIGLSLIGSILVFSATRNRTELNQGDQYYFLIRHILNTGIGVALMVGTVWLGHRTLRTAVPILYGFSVFLILLVLTPLGSTINGAHSWIKLPGGFSLQPSEFVKVTIILGMAMLLATRVDAGDKQYPDHRTVVQALGLAAVPMLIVLLMPDLGSVMVMVVIVLGVLLASGASNRWVFGLIGAGTMGAIAVWQLGVLDDYQIARFAAFANPELDPAGVGYNTNQARIAIGSGGLMGAGLFHGSQTTGQFVPEQQTDFVFTVAGEELGFLGGGLILLLLGVILWRACRIARETTELYGTIVAAGIVAWFAFQAFENVGMTLGIMPVTGLPLPFVSYGGSSMFAVWVAVGLLQSIRVQRPLSA